The DNA sequence GGACCCCGTCCAGCGCCGGACCGACCACGCGCGCCCGACCGAGGGGTGGCGCATCGCGATCTCCGAGTGGTCGGCCTCGGTCACGGCTCTCGCGAGGACGTGCGAGCCGTGCGGCGCGAGCAGCCTGGCCTGCTCGGTCGGCTGGGCCGCCGCACCACCGACGGCCGGGACGCAGTTGCGCACCCGCACCCCCGCGACCGGCGTCACCAGCTCGGTGACGGCTCCCGTGCCCACGTTGCCGTCCGGGCCGCCGCCGATGCGGTAGGACGCCCGCAGCACCGTTCCCGGCACGGGTGCGCGGCCCTCCCGGCCGTCGCCGAACCGGAGCCGCGCGGTGCCGTCCTCGGCCTTCTCGACGACGTAGTCCGCTGCGGACCGGCCGCTGCCGACGAGGTCCGCACGCACCTGCCACGCGCTCACTTCGTCGTGCAGCGCCACCATCGCGGGCACGGCCAGCGTGGGGTCGATGACCAGGGCGTCCGTCGCCGGCCGCCCGACGGCGTCGGAGTGCTCGTAGGGCACCGCGTAGGCGAGTCCCGGCCGGGCGAGCCGGGGCCGGAACGGGCCGTCGGCAGGCACCGTCGCCGGGGCGACGGGTTCCCCGGCGACCAGCCGGCCGTGCTCGGCCAGCACCACGTTGCCGCGCACGACCGTGGTGGGTTCGAGCCCGCCGTCGGCGGTCGGGAGCCGCCAGAGCCGAAGCGGGGCGCGCGGGGCGTCCTGCGCGTGCCAGGTGACGGTGACCGAGTCGGGATCGTGGCGCACGACCGGGTCCTCGGTCAGCCGGACGACACAGCTGCGGGCGGCCCCCGCGTCCTCGAACACGAGCACATCTCCGGCGCGCAACGCGAGGTCGGCCGGTGCGCCGGCCAGCCGGGCGCTGGTGGCCCCCGCGGCCAGCTCGGCGCGCTCGGCGTCGCGGGTGTCCACCTCGATGGTGTTGCGGGACGGGCGGACCGTGACCGGGTGCACCGTGTGGAAGACGCTCTCCCCACCGGGCGTCGACACCTCGAGACCGGCGTCGAGGGTCGTCACGTCCTCGCCCGTCACGACGAGCCAGGTCCGCGCGGCGGCGCCCTCGTGCAGCGGGTAGTCGAGCAACCGGGCGTGCCGTCGCACCGACTCGCGGAACCGGGCCGTCCCCAGGTACGCCTCCGTCGCCGCCGAGTCCTGCGCGTAGGCGAGGTGGTCGCCGAGGTAGGCGAACAACTCCGTGAGGACGACGCTCAGGTCCGCCGGGCTGTCGTCCCGCCGGTCGGGCAGAGCGGCCGCCAGCTGGTCGAGCAGCAGGCGCCGCAGCCCGGTGTAGTCGCGGGCGAAGTAGTCGACTGGTACCGGAACACCGGTCATCACACGACATCCCGGGTCAGCAGGACCGTTCTGGCCTCGGCGCCGGCCCGCGTCCGGTACCGGACGCGGATGCTCAACGTCGAGTCCGCCACCTCGGTATCGACCGCCTCGACCTCGATCCGGTCGGCGAGCCACTGCTGCAGCGCGCCCCGCAGCAGCACCCGCAACGCGTCGGCCAGTTCGCCGCCCGCGGGTTCGAACACGAGCTGGCGGACCCCGCTGCCGAACGCCGGGCGGTTCACCCGCTCTCCCGGCGCCGTGAACAGGACCTGTTCCACCAGGCCGCGGACGTACTCGTCGTCGTCGGCCCGCGCGGTCCGGCCGCGGCCGTCGACGCGGAAGGGAAACCCGATGTGCACGCTCACATCCCCCTGACGCGCTGCTGGGTCACGGTGACGACCAGCGGCGTGCCGGTCGGCGTGCACACGGACCGGCTGTCGGACAGCAACACGGGCACCCCGCCGGCCCGCACCCGGACCGCGCCGACCCACTGCGCGCTGACGCACGGCCCGTTGCCGGACGGCAGCGTGAAGGGACAGCCCGCGACCGTGTGCACGGTCGTGGCGGGCAGCACCGGCGCGCCGCCGAGCCGCACCCGCGGCTGGACCGCGGTGGGCTGTGCCGGGCCGCCGTGGGAACAGGTCACCACCGCCCCGGCCTGGATCAGGAACCCCGGCATCAGGTCACCTCCAGCGCACCGTTGTTGACCGACACCGACGCCGGCGTCAGCGCGACGCTCGACGTGCCGGCGGTCAGCTCGATCCCCCCGGCGGACAACGAGAAGCGCAACGCGGTGGGCACGACGGGCGGGGAGACCTCGATCGTCAGGCCGCCCGTCCCCGGCAGGTCGTCGGCCACGACCTCCACGCCGTCGGTGCGGAACACCTTGGCCGTCGGCAGCCCGGCGCTCCGCGGCAGCTGGCCGGTGGACCAGAAGCACCCGGTCCAGATCGGCGAGTCCGGGTCACCCGCCTCGAACTCCACCCAGATCGCGGCCCCGACCGGCGGCACCGCGACGAGCCCCACCCCCGGGCCCGCGTAGGGCACGCACGGCAGCGCCCAGCTCATCCGGCCGTCACCCAGGACCGCCGGGCAGCTGACCTGGACCCGCGCCAGCCGCAACGGGTCCACGTTGGCCACGACGGTGCCGCGGTACTTGCCGAAGAACGTCTTCACGGCCGCACCACCACCGTCGTCGAACCGACACCTTCGCGCGTCAGCGTGAAATCCTGGGTGTAGGAACCCCGCGCGATCGAGTGCGTGACGCCGCGGACCCGGTACAGCCCGTCGTGCTGCCAGCCGACACCCCGCACTCCGACGGTCTGCCGGGGCCGCAGGACACCCGGGTACCGGGTGCTGTCGACCTTGCCGGTCGCGGTCACCGCGTCCGCCGACTCCTCCGCCCGGGCGTTCGCCGTGGCCAGCGCCTCCGCGGCACTCGCGCCACTGTCCCGGTAGGACACCGTGCGGGCGCCGGCGCCGTTGGTCAGCCGGACCGGCCGGACCGCCAGCGGCGGCCGGCCGCCGCCGAGCCCGACCACCGGCACGGCCCGGTTGGTCCGCCGGTCCTGGACGAAACCCCGGACCGACGCGGGCGCCAGCCCGTCCACCCGGAACGAGAGGCTCTCGACGTTGCCGAACGGCGCGGCGCCGTAGGACACCGCCGGCGCGACGTCCCCGCTCGGCACCGCGGGACCCCAATAGGCCGTGCTGGACCGGGGAAGCGGCCCGGCGGCGAGGTGGAACACGTACCCGTGCCGGGCCGCCATCGCGGTGAGGTGGCCGAGATCGGTGCCGGTCTGCACGGCGACCCGCTCGACCGGCGTCGGCACGTCGGCCGAGGGAGGCGGCACGACCAGCGGGACGATGCCGTAGCGCCCGTACCGCGCGAGCAGGCGGGCGGCGATCACGGCGTCGCTCTGCGCGGGGTACTCCGCGTTGCGTTCCTCGACGTCCATCAACACCCCGAGGTCCTCCCCCGTCACCACGAGCTTCGGCGGGTCGACGGTGAGCTCCCGGCAGGTCACCACGCCGTCGATCAGCACGTGCGGCAGCCCGGCCACCGTGACGACCACCACCACCCGGTGGAACCGTTCGAACAGGCCGCGCGAGAGCACCGGGTAGTCCGCGACGGCCGCGATCCCGGACCGCCCGTCGGCGACGACGAGCTGGAAGCCGGAGCGGCCCGACTCGGACAGCCGCACCTCGGCGGTCTCGATCTTCGCGGTGACGTCGGCGGGTACGGGCAACGGCACCCCCGCGCCCGACAGGACGGTCAGGGTCGTTTTGACTTCGTGCGCCACCGATCCTCCTCAGGCCACGGGGAACGGGATGCGCACGGCCGTGCCGATCCGGTCTTCGCCGGTCAGCTCGTCCGGGTGCAGCACGGGGTTCGCGTCGCACAACCGCCAGAACAGCTCGGCGTCGCCGAGGTGGTCGGCGCTGATCAGGTCGGGGCGGTCGCCCCGGGTCAGCACGTGTTCCGCCACGACGTGCAGGTCGTCGACCTGGGGCAGGAACCGGCGGCGCAGGTACCGGCACGGACGCCCGTCGGCCGTCTCCAGCGACGCGACCTCGGCTCCGTGGTAGCGGCTCGCTGGATCCGTCACGACAGCACCGCGCGCGTCACCGCGGCGACCACGGGCGCCGCGACCCCCGCCACAGCGGACCGGGTCGCGAGCGCCTCCTTGGCCACCTGGTGGGCGAGGAAGATGTGGTGCCCGGCATCGGTGACCGGCAGGTCGTTGTAGGACAGCACCCGAAGGCTCAGCTGCACCTGGGCACGCACGGGGTTCAACGCGGCGTCGAAGGCCTGCTCGGTGATCGTGAAGGCGGTGAGCCGCACCGGCAGCACACGCGTCGCGCCCCACACCAGCAGCGTCAGCGGAGCCGCCGTGGGCAGCAGTTCGATGGTCCCCGCGGCGGCGAGCGCCTGGTTGCCCAGCACGGTCGCGGTCTTCGGGTAGAGCAGCATCTCCAGCGCGGCGAGCGGCCCGTGCACGTCACCGGCCGCCAGCGGCCCGGTCGCGTCCGCGGCGTCGATCTCCGCGGTCAGGCTGATCACCTCGACCGGGGCTCCCACGATCGGCGGGTTGGGATCGGCCTCGTTGCCCGGAACGGTCCGCAGGGTGAGCGACCGGGACAGCTCGTCCGGGTTGTACTGGAAGACGATCAGCCCGGCGACGGGGTTGCGCACGTCGAAGGCGACCAGCGCACCCCGCGACGGCCGCGGTGAACTCGACAGCTCCGCCATCAACCCCGCCCCGGTCCGGTCCCGAATCGCACGCGCCGATGGTCCGGCCCGGACGTCACCCCGGCGTCACCGGCGTAGCCCCGGCGGCCGCACCGGCGGCGGCCATGCCGGCATAAGGCCGTGTGCCCGCCGTGACACACCGGTGACACCGTGCCCGGCAGCTTCGGGGTGTCCGCGGACACCCGACGCGACCGCCTTTCGGGTCGACAGCCAACCGTGACCGGCGGCCAACTCGGCTACGCGCCGGACGACATCGCCGATCGTCCGGCCGGGCGTGGCGGAAAGCATCCGCCACGCCCTTGCCGATCCCCGGCCGATTTCCCGGGCGGTTCCGGGGGTTCGCGGCCCTCGCGACGTCCACGCCCTCGGCGGCGGCCGACGAACTGCGCCGGGCCGTCGCGAACCTCGGGTTCGACGGGGCGCTGGTGCACGCGAACTCCCGCGGCCAGGCCCTCGACGAGCCGCGCTTCCGGGACATCTTCGAGGCCTACTACCGGCGCTTCGGCGGCCCGGAGGACGAGCTGCTGGCCACTGGGACGTTCGGCTGGCACCACGACGCCGGGCTTACCGCGCTCCGCCTGATCGTCGCCGGGGTCTTCGACCGGTTCCCGGGGCTGCAGCGCGAGCACGACCGGCTCAAGAAGGTCCTGACGGATCCCGCGTCGCTACCTCCCTTGCCGGCGTACCGCCTGCGGCGTCGGCCAGGCTCGGCCTCGCCAAGGCCGCGGTGGCCCGGGACCGCGAGAACCGCGAGAGCGGGTGCCGCACCAGCGCTGGGGCCGGCCGGAGCGCTTAGGGGTTGCACTAGGGGTCTTGACACAACTTAGCTGGGACGTAGATCAAGTGCCGGCCGCCCGAGAACGAACCCGCTTGGTGCCGACAGGCCGGTTCAGAACACCGAGCGGACACCGAGCGGACCTACCGCAGCGGCGCCGGCTTGCTCCGGATGAACCCATTCCTCAGCCTGACACACGAAAGGATGCTCATGTCGCCCGATCTGTCCTACAAGGTGCATACCGCCGGGGAGCCCGGTATGCACAAGACCTCGGTTCTGGTGACGGGAGAACGGGACGCTCTCCTGATCGACGGTCAGTTCACGCTCGCCGAGCAGCACCGGGTGCTGGCCGACGTCATCGACTCGGGCAAGCGGCTCAAGACGGTGTTCGTCAGCGCCGCCGACCCCGACTACTACTTCGGCCTTACCGTCGTCCGGCAGGCGTTCCCGGACGTCGAGGTGATCTGTACCCCCGCGACCCTGGCCAAGATCGAGCAGACGTGGCGGCACAAACTCGAGACCTGGGCCCATCTCGGGACCAACCTGACCTCCGACGTCGTCATCCCCGCGCCGGTCGGCTCGGGCCGCTTCGAGCTGGAAGGCCACACCTTCGAGATCCGCGGCGCCCACCCGGACCTGGAGTGGCGCACGGAATACGTGTGGCAGCCCGAGGACCGCGCCGTCTTCGGCGGCGCGCTGCTGTGGGCGGGATTGCACGCCTGGATCGCGGACTCCCCCACCGCCACCGAACGGGCCGCGTGGGACGAGGTCCTGGCCCAGGTCGAAGCGCTGGACCCGCGGCTGGTGGTGGCCGGCCACGCGGCCGCGGCCGCGCCGACCGACGCGTCGGTGATCGCCGAGACGCGCTCCTACCTGGCCGCGTTCGACAAGGAACTGGCCGGCGCGACCGACTCCGCGACGCTGCGGGCCGCCATGCTGCGGCACCACCCGGACCTCGGTCTCGGTGTCGCCCTGGAGCTCGGCAGCAAGGTCGCCACCGGCGAAATGACCTGGGGTTGAGCGGATCGGCCGCCGGACGGGGCCCGGGTGCGGTGCCGTGGCGTCACGCCGCGGTGGAAGGCGTGTTGACGGCGGTCTTGATGTTCGTCGTGGTGACGGTGACGCGCTGGCTCCTCGACCCGACCTCCCCCGTGTACGTCGCCGACCTGCGCCTGGCCCTGGCCGTGATCGGCGGCTTGGTCGCGCTCGTCCTGCTGGGCCTGATCCTCAGCCCGCCAGGCCGCCGGTCCGGCGCCCACCTGAACCCGGCCGTCAGCGTCGCGCTGTGGCT is a window from the Amycolatopsis sp. NBC_00355 genome containing:
- a CDS encoding amidohydrolase family protein, coding for MPIPGRFPGRFRGFAALATSTPSAAADELRRAVANLGFDGALVHANSRGQALDEPRFRDIFEAYYRRFGGPEDELLATGTFGWHHDAGLTALRLIVAGVFDRFPGLQREHDRLKKVLTDPASLPPLPAYRLRRRPGSASPRPRWPGTARTARAGAAPALGPAGALRGCTRGLDTT
- a CDS encoding MBL fold metallo-hydrolase codes for the protein MSPDLSYKVHTAGEPGMHKTSVLVTGERDALLIDGQFTLAEQHRVLADVIDSGKRLKTVFVSAADPDYYFGLTVVRQAFPDVEVICTPATLAKIEQTWRHKLETWAHLGTNLTSDVVIPAPVGSGRFELEGHTFEIRGAHPDLEWRTEYVWQPEDRAVFGGALLWAGLHAWIADSPTATERAAWDEVLAQVEALDPRLVVAGHAAAAAPTDASVIAETRSYLAAFDKELAGATDSATLRAAMLRHHPDLGLGVALELGSKVATGEMTWG
- a CDS encoding GPW/gp25 family protein, with product MHIGFPFRVDGRGRTARADDDEYVRGLVEQVLFTAPGERVNRPAFGSGVRQLVFEPAGGELADALRVLLRGALQQWLADRIEVEAVDTEVADSTLSIRVRYRTRAGAEARTVLLTRDVV
- a CDS encoding LysM domain-containing protein gives rise to the protein MTDPASRYHGAEVASLETADGRPCRYLRRRFLPQVDDLHVVAEHVLTRGDRPDLISADHLGDAELFWRLCDANPVLHPDELTGEDRIGTAVRIPFPVA
- a CDS encoding phage baseplate assembly protein V, which translates into the protein MKTFFGKYRGTVVANVDPLRLARVQVSCPAVLGDGRMSWALPCVPYAGPGVGLVAVPPVGAAIWVEFEAGDPDSPIWTGCFWSTGQLPRSAGLPTAKVFRTDGVEVVADDLPGTGGLTIEVSPPVVPTALRFSLSAGGIELTAGTSSVALTPASVSVNNGALEVT
- a CDS encoding baseplate J/gp47 family protein, whose translation is MTGVPVPVDYFARDYTGLRRLLLDQLAAALPDRRDDSPADLSVVLTELFAYLGDHLAYAQDSAATEAYLGTARFRESVRRHARLLDYPLHEGAAARTWLVVTGEDVTTLDAGLEVSTPGGESVFHTVHPVTVRPSRNTIEVDTRDAERAELAAGATSARLAGAPADLALRAGDVLVFEDAGAARSCVVRLTEDPVVRHDPDSVTVTWHAQDAPRAPLRLWRLPTADGGLEPTTVVRGNVVLAEHGRLVAGEPVAPATVPADGPFRPRLARPGLAYAVPYEHSDAVGRPATDALVIDPTLAVPAMVALHDEVSAWQVRADLVGSGRSAADYVVEKAEDGTARLRFGDGREGRAPVPGTVLRASYRIGGGPDGNVGTGAVTELVTPVAGVRVRNCVPAVGGAAAQPTEQARLLAPHGSHVLARAVTEADHSEIAMRHPSVGRAWSVRRWTGSWHTVTTVIDPPAGVVPDLARIAGFIARHAVAGEDVRVVAAVAVPLDIRLTVYPRPSAAPAEVLAGLRDAFTAGLTRDGRPGFFHPDAFSFAGPVHLSRVVAAAMAVPGVRWVDTGDDPAIGNRFHRWGRRAEGELAAGTIVLGEYEVVSCVSDPDRPGLGAIDFVLGSAR